From a region of the Candidatus Binatus sp. genome:
- the cpaB gene encoding Flp pilus assembly protein CpaB encodes MRRPIVFIVLAGMGAVLAAMVVFSAIRTRESEVQRAMAHTVEVVVAAKDIPLGAKLEPDAVKLVRWARDGVPQGAFTDPQAVAGSFAKSQFLANEPVVASKLFMGQESSGVMPLLIPAGMRAMSVPVDEVADIAGFIEPHTRVDILVAISGTGPGEPSFSRIVLQNIEVLAVGQEIERVKDQPQIVKVVTLLVTPTDAEKLTLASHEGMLHLAMRSYSDSKIVATKGIGVGELLHEGAPVLPAMQPLAPALAARQLHRPTPLGIEVEVLRNGKSSETISFVNSGVGARSFDQVRQDAPAVSAPQLPAAAGLPGAPQSPVSAASPASSASFAGDRRWQ; translated from the coding sequence ATGAGACGACCCATAGTTTTCATAGTCCTTGCAGGAATGGGCGCGGTGCTGGCCGCGATGGTGGTTTTTTCCGCGATCAGAACCCGCGAGTCCGAAGTGCAGCGCGCGATGGCGCACACGGTCGAAGTCGTAGTCGCGGCAAAGGATATCCCGCTGGGCGCGAAACTTGAGCCCGACGCGGTCAAACTGGTTCGCTGGGCGCGCGACGGCGTTCCGCAGGGCGCGTTCACCGATCCGCAGGCGGTCGCGGGCTCGTTTGCAAAGAGCCAGTTCCTCGCCAATGAGCCGGTGGTCGCCAGCAAGCTGTTCATGGGCCAGGAAAGCTCCGGCGTGATGCCGCTGCTGATCCCGGCCGGGATGCGTGCGATGTCGGTGCCGGTCGACGAAGTCGCAGACATCGCAGGCTTTATCGAGCCACACACCCGCGTGGACATCTTGGTCGCTATCTCGGGCACCGGCCCGGGCGAGCCGTCTTTCTCGCGGATCGTTCTCCAGAACATCGAGGTTCTGGCTGTCGGCCAGGAAATCGAGCGGGTCAAGGACCAGCCGCAAATAGTAAAGGTCGTGACCCTGCTGGTGACTCCAACCGACGCCGAAAAACTTACCCTGGCGAGCCACGAGGGAATGCTGCATCTGGCGATGCGCAGCTATAGCGACAGCAAAATTGTCGCGACCAAAGGAATCGGAGTCGGCGAGCTTTTGCATGAGGGCGCACCGGTGTTGCCCGCGATGCAACCGCTGGCGCCGGCGCTCGCCGCGCGCCAATTGCACCGACCCACGCCGCTTGGAATCGAAGTTGAAGTGCTGCGCAATGGCAAATCGTCGGAAACGATTTCCTTTGTCAATTCCGGCGTGGGAGCGCGTTCCTTCGACCAAGTGCGGCAGGACGCGCCTGCCGTTTCGGCGCCGCAGTTGCCCGCGGCTGCGGGATTGCCCGGCGCACCCCAATCTCCCGTCTCGGCCGCAAGCCCTGCTTCGTCCGCGAGCTTTGCCGGTGATCGCAGGTGGCAATAG
- the pgi gene encoding glucose-6-phosphate isomerase: protein MKTNSIAERPAWKALQAHYNQIHSRHLKALFAEDPRRGERLVVEAAGLYFDYSKHRVTDETLRLLLALAEESGLRGRIDAMFRGDIINLSEKRAVLHVALRAPRGASIGVDGDDVVPKVHAVLDRMAEFSARIRDGSWKGHTGKRIRNVINIGIGGSDLGPVMAYEALRHYSDRNLSVRFVSNVDGTDFAEATRDLDAAETLFIISSKTFTTLETMTNAHSARSWSLAALGNDKAVARHFVAVSTNAAEVAKFGIDTKNMFGFWDWVGGRYSMDSAIGLSTMIAVGAANFRAMLSGFHAIDEHYRTAPLARNLPVLMGLLGVWYNDFFGAQTVAVLPYEQYLKRFPAYLQQLTMESNGKHVTLEGAPVDYQTGPIYWGEPGTNGQHSFYQLIHQGTKLIPCDFIGFCRTLNPLGRHHDLLLSNVFAQAEALAFGKTLEQVKAEGTPDWLAPHRVFEGNRPSTVILADELTPETLGKLVALYEHSVFTQGAIWNIDSFDQWGVELGKVLAQKIIPELESPTEPPLAHDSSTNALIRRYRARRRSQ from the coding sequence ATGAAAACGAATTCCATAGCCGAGCGCCCTGCGTGGAAGGCGCTGCAGGCGCATTACAACCAGATTCACAGCCGCCACCTGAAGGCTCTGTTCGCCGAAGATCCCAGGCGCGGTGAACGGCTGGTGGTCGAGGCCGCCGGCCTGTACTTCGACTATTCCAAGCATCGCGTGACCGACGAGACCCTTCGCCTGCTGCTCGCATTGGCCGAGGAGTCGGGCCTGCGCGGGCGCATCGACGCGATGTTCCGCGGCGACATAATTAACCTGAGCGAAAAGCGCGCCGTGCTGCACGTCGCGCTGCGGGCGCCGCGCGGCGCTTCAATCGGCGTCGATGGCGACGACGTGGTGCCCAAGGTCCACGCGGTACTCGATCGCATGGCGGAATTCTCGGCGCGCATCCGCGACGGCTCGTGGAAAGGTCACACCGGCAAGCGCATCCGCAACGTGATCAATATCGGGATCGGCGGTTCCGACCTCGGCCCGGTCATGGCGTACGAGGCGCTGCGCCATTACAGCGACCGTAATCTGAGCGTGCGCTTCGTCTCCAACGTCGATGGAACCGATTTCGCCGAGGCCACGCGCGATCTCGACGCGGCCGAAACGCTGTTCATCATTTCGTCGAAAACTTTCACCACGCTCGAGACGATGACCAACGCGCACAGCGCGCGGAGCTGGAGTCTGGCCGCGCTGGGCAACGACAAGGCGGTGGCGAGGCATTTCGTCGCGGTCTCGACCAACGCCGCCGAAGTGGCGAAGTTCGGCATCGACACGAAAAATATGTTCGGCTTCTGGGATTGGGTGGGCGGCCGCTACTCGATGGACTCCGCGATCGGCCTGTCCACGATGATCGCCGTCGGCGCCGCGAATTTCCGCGCAATGCTGTCCGGCTTCCACGCCATCGACGAGCATTATCGCACGGCGCCGCTGGCCCGCAACCTGCCGGTGCTGATGGGGCTGCTGGGCGTCTGGTACAACGATTTTTTCGGCGCGCAAACCGTCGCGGTGCTGCCCTACGAGCAATACCTCAAGCGCTTTCCCGCCTATCTGCAGCAACTGACGATGGAATCGAACGGCAAGCACGTCACGCTCGAAGGCGCGCCGGTCGATTATCAGACCGGACCGATTTACTGGGGCGAGCCCGGCACCAACGGCCAGCATTCGTTCTACCAGCTCATCCACCAGGGGACGAAGCTCATCCCGTGCGACTTCATCGGCTTCTGCCGAACGCTGAATCCGCTCGGGCGCCATCATGATCTGCTGCTCTCGAACGTGTTCGCGCAGGCCGAGGCGCTCGCATTCGGGAAAACGCTCGAGCAGGTCAAGGCCGAAGGCACTCCGGATTGGCTGGCGCCGCATCGCGTGTTCGAGGGCAATCGGCCCTCGACGGTGATTCTTGCCGACGAGCTAACTCCCGAAACGCTAGGCAAGCTGGTAGCGCTCTACGAACACAGCGTCTTCACCCAGGGCGCAATCTGGAATATAGACTCATTCGATCAATGGGGCGTGGAACTGGGCAAAGTGCTGGCGCAAAAAATCATCCCGGAGCTGGAATCACCGACAGAACCGCCGCTAGCCCACGACAGCTCGACCAACGCGCTGATTCGCCGCTACCGCGCCCGCCGCAGGAGCCAATGA
- a CDS encoding GNAT family N-acetyltransferase: MNIKIQIPPVDEKPSDHDIHFLEDRITEYNIERTRIKDGKILSYLVREEDGTIIAGLYGWSWGGCCEVRYLWVRWDYRNRGYGKGLMAAAQTEAIARGCRQMILDTHSFQAPRFYQGLGFEIIATHADYPRGHQKHYLRKALLES; this comes from the coding sequence ATGAATATCAAAATCCAAATCCCGCCCGTCGACGAGAAACCTTCTGACCACGATATCCATTTTCTCGAAGATCGCATCACTGAGTACAACATCGAACGGACTCGTATCAAAGACGGCAAAATCCTCTCTTACTTGGTGCGCGAGGAAGACGGAACGATCATTGCCGGGCTCTACGGTTGGAGCTGGGGTGGATGCTGCGAAGTTCGCTATCTTTGGGTACGGTGGGACTATCGCAATCGCGGATATGGCAAAGGCCTGATGGCGGCCGCGCAGACCGAGGCGATTGCGCGCGGATGCCGCCAGATGATCCTGGACACTCACAGCTTCCAGGCGCCGCGCTTTTACCAAGGTCTCGGGTTTGAGATCATCGCCACTCATGCCGACTATCCGCGTGGCCATCAGAAGCACTACCTGAGAAAAGCTCTTTTGGAATCTTAA
- a CDS encoding CBS domain-containing protein: protein MMQLVEVRMTRTVVTVGPADTLAAAASKMEAGPFRRLPVVEADQLVGIVSEFDLRRYADALDSTLVKTAMTRHPITVRPSESLAYAATLMRQHKVGALPVMYLGKLVGIVAAKDLMMPEPRPLPEWDPRNRG, encoded by the coding sequence ATGATGCAGCTGGTCGAGGTCCGTATGACGCGAACAGTAGTCACCGTAGGACCGGCCGATACGCTCGCTGCCGCAGCATCCAAAATGGAGGCGGGACCATTTCGCCGGCTCCCGGTCGTCGAGGCAGATCAGCTCGTCGGAATCGTGAGCGAATTTGACTTGAGACGCTACGCGGACGCGCTCGACTCGACGCTGGTCAAAACCGCGATGACGCGCCATCCGATCACCGTGAGGCCCTCGGAATCGCTGGCATATGCGGCCACCCTGATGCGCCAGCACAAAGTCGGCGCGCTCCCCGTTATGTACCTGGGCAAACTCGTCGGCATCGTCGCGGCAAAGGACCTCATGATGCCCGAGCCGCGGCCGCTGCCCGAATGGGATCCGCGCAACCGGGGGTAG
- a CDS encoding response regulator, translating to MSEDKLAKLSTARLARVTEAADADDSFRALLESAPDAIVIAGPDGRITLVNAQTEKLFGYARAELLGNTVEMLVPARLRGQHSEHRGAYFTSPRERPMHSGLELRGRRKDGAEFPVEISLSPLETAQGTIVFSAIRDITERKRAEEEVNRARGVRDLALEAARSRSDFLASMSHEIRTPLAGIIGAGELLSLSDLTPEQRRQTEIIRSSGELLLTTVNDILDFSKLAAGRVVLEKLDFDLVELTESLIDSFAAAARAKGIELALYVDVNMPSGLRGDPSRLRQILNNLLSNAIKFTQQGEVMVRANRVEDTAGDVLVRFEVIDTGIGIPLAMQGCLFQPFVQAERSTSRRFGGTGLGLVIAAGLVDQMRGEIGFESTPAKGSNFHFTARLEKGLEIVRPWMTATASSCLNSVRALIVTDSPASRQVISEYLSSWGIENAAVGSGAEARDILKPARAGDGKQIVVLIDEQISGVGALGLARAIKRHPDIKHGKVIMLSAQSAASNATEVVDAWITKPVRPSHLFSCLLELCRNADSVNTSTIAPAPPSPIDNHPPHWRKAVRVLLVDDNLVNRTMGAQQLSVLGYTAEIADGAQRGLEVISSRRPDIVLMDCEMPEMDGYQAVAEIRRREGNTRHTVVIALTAHAAQRDRARCLDAGMDDYLSKPVKLKSLAEMLDTWARGKLDHILTSRQ from the coding sequence GTGAGCGAAGACAAGCTTGCGAAACTCAGCACCGCGCGATTGGCTCGCGTCACCGAGGCCGCCGATGCAGACGACAGCTTTCGCGCGCTGCTCGAGTCGGCCCCGGACGCAATCGTGATTGCGGGCCCGGACGGCCGTATCACATTGGTCAATGCACAGACCGAAAAGCTCTTCGGATACGCGCGCGCCGAGTTACTCGGCAACACGGTCGAGATGCTGGTGCCGGCGCGTCTTCGCGGCCAGCATTCAGAGCATCGCGGCGCATACTTCACAAGCCCCAGAGAGCGTCCGATGCACTCCGGTCTGGAGCTTCGCGGTCGGCGCAAAGACGGCGCCGAGTTTCCGGTTGAGATCAGTTTGAGTCCGCTTGAAACCGCGCAAGGCACGATCGTCTTCAGCGCGATCCGCGACATCACCGAGCGCAAGCGCGCCGAGGAAGAGGTTAATCGCGCGCGCGGAGTGCGTGACCTTGCGCTGGAAGCGGCCCGTTCACGATCGGATTTCCTGGCCAGCATGAGCCACGAGATTCGCACGCCACTGGCCGGAATCATCGGCGCGGGAGAGCTGCTGTCGCTTTCCGATTTGACTCCCGAGCAGCGCCGGCAAACTGAGATCATTCGGTCAAGCGGCGAGCTGCTGCTGACAACCGTCAACGACATACTCGACTTCTCGAAACTCGCAGCCGGCCGGGTGGTGCTGGAGAAGCTCGACTTCGACCTGGTCGAGCTGACGGAAAGTCTAATCGATTCTTTCGCAGCCGCTGCGCGCGCCAAAGGAATCGAGCTTGCGCTGTATGTGGACGTAAACATGCCGAGCGGTTTGCGCGGGGATCCGAGCAGGCTGCGCCAGATTCTCAACAACCTGCTGTCGAACGCGATCAAGTTCACCCAGCAAGGCGAGGTGATGGTCCGGGCAAACAGGGTAGAAGACACGGCCGGCGATGTGCTGGTGCGCTTCGAGGTGATCGACACGGGGATTGGAATTCCATTGGCGATGCAGGGGTGCCTGTTTCAGCCGTTTGTTCAGGCGGAAAGGTCGACCAGCCGGCGCTTCGGCGGCACCGGACTCGGCCTGGTCATCGCGGCCGGACTGGTTGATCAAATGCGAGGCGAAATCGGATTTGAAAGCACGCCCGCAAAAGGATCGAACTTCCACTTCACCGCGCGACTCGAGAAGGGATTGGAAATTGTCCGTCCGTGGATGACCGCGACCGCCAGCTCATGCCTCAACAGCGTGCGCGCGCTGATCGTCACCGATAGTCCAGCCAGTCGTCAAGTTATTTCCGAGTACCTGTCGTCGTGGGGAATTGAGAACGCGGCGGTCGGCAGCGGGGCCGAAGCCCGGGATATCCTGAAGCCGGCGCGGGCCGGCGACGGGAAACAAATCGTTGTGCTCATCGATGAACAGATTTCCGGCGTGGGCGCGCTCGGCCTCGCGCGTGCAATCAAGCGGCACCCCGATATCAAGCATGGCAAGGTGATCATGTTGAGCGCGCAAAGCGCCGCGAGCAATGCGACCGAAGTGGTGGATGCGTGGATTACCAAGCCGGTGCGTCCGTCGCACCTGTTCAGCTGTCTGCTCGAGCTATGCAGAAATGCCGACAGCGTCAACACCAGTACCATCGCGCCCGCGCCGCCGAGCCCGATTGACAATCATCCGCCGCATTGGCGTAAGGCGGTACGGGTGCTGTTGGTGGACGACAATCTGGTGAATCGAACTATGGGGGCGCAGCAGCTTTCCGTCCTCGGCTACACGGCGGAAATCGCCGACGGCGCGCAACGGGGGTTGGAGGTCATATCGAGCCGGCGCCCCGATATTGTCTTGATGGACTGCGAAATGCCCGAGATGGACGGCTACCAAGCGGTCGCGGAGATTAGGCGGCGCGAAGGAAATACCCGGCACACGGTGGTAATCGCTCTTACTGCTCACGCGGCGCAACGCGATCGCGCCCGATGCCTCGACGCCGGGATGGACGATTATCTGAGCAAACCGGTAAAGCTGAAATCGCTTGCAGAAATGCTGGACACCTGGGCACGCGGCAAGCTCGACCACATCCTCACTTCCAGGCAGTAG
- a CDS encoding MaoC/PaaZ C-terminal domain-containing protein — protein MALESSIVGSAGGPMVSRIDSRWTMAHAAALGDAMACYMDTNRAVIAHPMFPVCFEWPVQVAMRAQFEKSSTLTHDEAMRAVHATHDTVLYRTIRPPERLTTQLTVAGVQRLKPGAYMVTRLDTVDGAGKPVCTSWYGTLYRGVEVKGPDLPPTHPPAPMQPIVEQGAPRLECRVDVPGGMAHIYTECARIFNPIHTDASVARAAGLPSIILHGTATLAMAVSRIIESEAGNDPARIERVAGRFGAMVTMPSTLTVRVLGRDDSAAGVAVFFETLSGEGGLAIREGVVVLRA, from the coding sequence ATGGCGCTTGAATCGTCGATCGTCGGGAGCGCGGGTGGGCCAATGGTCAGCCGGATCGATTCGCGCTGGACGATGGCCCATGCCGCCGCGCTTGGCGATGCGATGGCCTGCTACATGGACACCAATCGCGCAGTGATTGCGCATCCGATGTTCCCGGTCTGCTTCGAATGGCCGGTGCAGGTCGCGATGCGCGCGCAGTTCGAGAAATCCTCCACGCTCACGCACGACGAGGCGATGCGCGCCGTGCACGCGACGCATGACACGGTGCTATATCGCACGATTCGGCCGCCCGAGCGGCTGACGACCCAGCTCACGGTCGCGGGAGTCCAGCGGCTCAAGCCCGGCGCATACATGGTCACGCGCCTCGATACCGTAGATGGCGCAGGCAAGCCGGTTTGCACGAGCTGGTATGGCACGCTTTATCGCGGAGTCGAGGTCAAGGGGCCTGATCTTCCGCCGACCCATCCGCCCGCGCCGATGCAACCGATCGTCGAGCAAGGCGCGCCGCGTTTGGAGTGCCGGGTCGATGTGCCGGGAGGCATGGCGCACATCTACACGGAGTGCGCGCGAATCTTCAATCCGATACACACCGACGCATCGGTGGCGCGCGCCGCCGGGCTGCCCTCGATCATCCTGCACGGGACCGCGACGCTCGCGATGGCAGTGTCGCGAATAATCGAGAGCGAAGCGGGCAACGATCCTGCGCGAATTGAAAGAGTCGCGGGCCGTTTCGGCGCGATGGTGACGATGCCCTCGACCCTGACCGTGCGCGTGCTGGGGCGTGATGACAGCGCGGCTGGGGTAGCCGTCTTCTTCGAGACGTTGAGCGGCGAAGGCGGGCTTGCGATCCGCGAGGGCGTTGTGGTGCTGCGGGCGTAG
- a CDS encoding MFS transporter: MMASPINRWFPRSATTDAKLLLTTRALRGLADGAVSILLPSYLTAIGFNPLRVGAIVFGTLLGSAALTLWVGLATDRLGRRRVLLAACALMLATGIGFATTTSFWLLFVVAVVGTLNPSAGDVSLFLPVEQAALAEAAQPRDLTAMFALYNVAGATAGAFGALASGVPAILAARHGWALAPALRSGFVAYSIIAVIAFAVYRRLSPAIEVERQPAKSAPLAKSRAIVLRLSALFSLDSLGGGFVIQSILALWLFRRFNLSVQAAGTFFFAAGLLGSFSQFISSALAARFGRINTMVFSHLPSNAMLIIAALMPTPGLAMTFLLLRFSTSQMDVPARQSYVMAVVPPEERAAAATVTNVPRSLAAAMAPLPAGAMLNQSSFGWPLICAGVLKTIYDIALLIQFRAVKPSDEQFE, encoded by the coding sequence ATGATGGCGAGTCCGATCAATCGATGGTTCCCGCGCAGCGCTACGACCGATGCCAAGCTGCTGCTGACGACACGCGCGCTCCGCGGCCTTGCCGACGGGGCAGTCAGCATATTGTTGCCGAGCTACCTGACCGCGATCGGATTCAATCCACTGCGTGTCGGCGCAATCGTGTTCGGCACGCTGCTCGGCTCGGCGGCGCTGACGCTATGGGTGGGACTGGCCACCGATCGGCTGGGCCGGCGCCGAGTCCTGCTTGCGGCGTGCGCGCTGATGCTGGCGACGGGAATTGGATTCGCCACCACCACCAGTTTCTGGCTGCTGTTCGTGGTGGCAGTCGTCGGCACGCTGAATCCATCGGCCGGCGACGTCAGCCTGTTTCTGCCGGTCGAGCAAGCGGCGTTGGCCGAGGCCGCACAACCTCGCGATCTGACCGCGATGTTCGCGCTGTACAACGTTGCGGGCGCGACGGCTGGTGCGTTTGGCGCGCTCGCCAGTGGCGTGCCGGCGATACTCGCGGCGCGCCATGGATGGGCGCTGGCGCCGGCGCTGCGCTCGGGCTTTGTCGCGTACTCGATCATCGCGGTGATTGCGTTCGCGGTTTACCGGCGTCTCTCCCCGGCCATCGAAGTCGAGCGGCAACCAGCCAAGTCCGCGCCGCTGGCGAAGTCGCGGGCAATCGTGCTGCGGCTTTCGGCGCTGTTCAGTCTCGACTCGCTCGGCGGCGGATTCGTAATTCAGTCAATTCTGGCGCTGTGGCTGTTTCGCCGGTTCAACCTCTCGGTTCAAGCGGCGGGCACGTTTTTCTTCGCCGCCGGACTGCTTGGCTCGTTCTCACAGTTCATTTCGTCGGCGCTTGCGGCGCGGTTCGGCCGGATCAACACGATGGTGTTCAGCCATCTGCCGTCGAACGCCATGCTGATCATCGCGGCGCTGATGCCGACCCCGGGGCTGGCGATGACATTTCTGCTGCTGCGCTTTTCGACCTCGCAGATGGACGTGCCCGCGCGCCAGTCGTATGTGATGGCGGTGGTGCCGCCCGAGGAGCGCGCCGCCGCGGCGACAGTTACCAATGTGCCGCGCAGCCTGGCAGCGGCGATGGCGCCGTTGCCGGCGGGCGCGATGCTGAATCAGTCGTCGTTTGGATGGCCGCTGATTTGCGCGGGCGTGCTCAAAACGATTTACGACATCGCGCTGCTGATTCAGTTCCGCGCCGTCAAACCCTCCGACGAACAATTTGAATAG
- a CDS encoding asparagine synthase-related protein — protein sequence MSGIAVLYQWDGAPADRSTVERMIAIVPYRSVDGFGVWGNGPVAIGHAKLQTTPEASAETSPFVDETSGLVLSMDGRVDNRDELTAELNSRGHRVRTGTDAEIVLRAWQCWGTEAPARLIGDFALALWDPSKRTLFCARDPLGVKSFYYFSGPGFFLCASELHQLFQDPRIVRRPNEPAIADILVRMPANRQETLFEGIVRLEPAHYLSVSARGVESRRYYDLDPSREITYRTDEEYGSHFLSLFKEAVRCRLRSNKGVASDLSGGLDSGSIVCLTEQLRRDGEVHVPSFETFSVRFETGPGAEAEYVEEVLRKYPHRHTYLPSGVAPLTELIRQVAHYLDLPDYPNSALADYAPLLGKRNDLGVRLTGVGGDEWLSGTSLVYADLIRQLRIAALLETLRINRNFSGGYPAHPGYARTLWRYGVWPLLPESLKSVIDRWRSPPQPTATVSRAFAARTRLSERLSTRLPLPRCRSFAQQAVYGVYSSGFLAYALEIDARWTARFRLEGRQPLLDRRVLEFAFAIPDNQRFRPGVSKFVMREAMRGILPERVRLRPDKADPTEAYATALIALGGERLFDRLNVVENGWVDGEAVLSLYRSMAAKFSRGDPSYMKNVCDLWMVLAVELWLDVVFLGISDPLKHVTEAEQAAL from the coding sequence ATGAGCGGCATCGCGGTCCTCTATCAGTGGGACGGGGCTCCAGCCGACCGCTCGACTGTCGAGCGGATGATCGCCATCGTCCCCTACCGCTCGGTTGACGGCTTCGGCGTGTGGGGCAACGGCCCGGTCGCGATTGGCCATGCAAAGCTCCAGACCACGCCCGAAGCTTCGGCCGAGACCAGCCCGTTCGTGGACGAAACCAGCGGACTCGTTCTATCGATGGACGGGCGAGTGGATAATCGCGACGAACTGACGGCGGAGTTGAATTCTCGAGGTCATCGTGTTCGCACCGGCACGGACGCCGAGATCGTGCTTCGCGCCTGGCAGTGTTGGGGTACGGAGGCGCCGGCAAGGCTGATCGGCGATTTCGCGCTCGCCTTATGGGACCCATCGAAGCGGACGCTCTTTTGTGCCCGGGATCCTTTGGGAGTGAAAAGCTTCTATTACTTTAGTGGCCCAGGATTCTTTCTGTGCGCCTCGGAGCTTCATCAACTGTTCCAGGATCCGAGGATCGTACGAAGACCGAACGAGCCTGCTATAGCCGACATTCTGGTAAGAATGCCCGCAAATCGCCAGGAGACTCTCTTCGAGGGCATTGTCCGCCTCGAACCGGCGCATTATCTCAGCGTGAGCGCGCGGGGCGTGGAAAGCCGGCGCTATTACGATCTGGACCCCTCGCGGGAGATCACCTATCGGACCGATGAGGAATACGGTTCGCACTTTCTCTCGCTGTTCAAGGAGGCGGTGCGATGCCGGCTTCGGAGCAACAAAGGAGTGGCGTCGGACCTGAGTGGCGGGCTGGATTCGGGATCGATTGTCTGTTTGACCGAACAACTACGCCGCGACGGCGAGGTCCACGTCCCGAGTTTTGAGACCTTTTCAGTTCGCTTCGAGACCGGACCCGGCGCCGAGGCTGAGTACGTCGAAGAGGTCTTGCGCAAGTACCCTCATCGCCACACCTATCTTCCTTCAGGCGTGGCCCCGCTCACCGAACTTATTCGGCAAGTTGCGCACTACCTGGACCTGCCCGACTATCCCAACTCGGCGCTAGCCGATTACGCGCCACTCCTGGGCAAGCGCAATGACCTGGGAGTCCGGCTGACCGGAGTGGGTGGCGACGAATGGCTTTCCGGAACGTCGCTGGTATATGCAGACTTGATCAGGCAGCTGCGGATTGCGGCGCTGTTGGAGACGCTGCGGATTAATCGAAACTTTTCCGGCGGGTACCCTGCCCATCCGGGCTACGCCAGGACTCTTTGGCGGTATGGAGTCTGGCCGCTCCTGCCCGAGAGCCTCAAGTCCGTGATCGATCGATGGCGGAGTCCTCCGCAGCCGACCGCTACGGTGTCGCGCGCGTTCGCGGCCAGGACGAGGCTATCGGAGCGGCTGTCCACGCGATTGCCGTTGCCCCGATGCCGCAGCTTTGCACAGCAGGCCGTGTACGGGGTTTACTCGTCCGGATTTCTCGCCTACGCGCTGGAGATCGACGCACGCTGGACAGCGCGTTTTCGACTCGAGGGGCGCCAGCCGTTGCTGGACCGCCGCGTGCTGGAGTTTGCCTTCGCCATACCGGATAACCAACGTTTCAGGCCCGGCGTCAGCAAGTTCGTGATGCGCGAAGCGATGCGCGGAATCCTACCGGAGCGGGTGCGACTGCGGCCTGACAAGGCCGACCCGACCGAGGCATACGCAACCGCGCTAATTGCGCTTGGTGGAGAGCGGCTGTTCGATCGCCTCAACGTCGTCGAAAACGGATGGGTGGACGGGGAAGCGGTTCTAAGCCTGTACCGCTCGATGGCTGCCAAGTTTTCGCGCGGCGACCCCTCTTACATGAAGAATGTATGCGATCTATGGATGGTACTTGCGGTCGAACTGTGGCTCGATGTGGTGTTTCTCGGTATCAGCGACCCGCTCAAGCACGTGACCGAAGCCGAGCAAGCGGCTTTGTGA
- a CDS encoding lasso RiPP family leader peptide-containing protein: MTKSREQPAKKKEERAKRRYARPRLIKYGSVSKLTASGGSALPVDGSSIRKPGP; encoded by the coding sequence ATGACCAAAAGTAGGGAACAACCGGCGAAAAAGAAAGAAGAGCGAGCAAAGCGACGCTATGCTCGTCCTCGTCTGATAAAATACGGCAGCGTTTCCAAGCTCACCGCCTCCGGCGGTTCCGCACTTCCGGTTGACGGCTCGAGCATCAGGAAGCCCGGGCCCTGA